The following are encoded together in the Methylorubrum sp. B1-46 genome:
- a CDS encoding extracellular solute-binding protein, translating to MTENAVIARRSFLAGALVLLGLRGPASAQEPAESASKVSAQEAPGSWRHALTLLGEPKYGPDFQHFDYADPKAPVGGLVRLGAQGGFDNLNFIVNGLKGDLEGGITQIYDTLMEDSGDEPFSSYGLLAEGVRIAEDGQSVTYRLRANARWHDGKPVTVEDVIWSFDTLKANSPFYAAYYHTVAKAEPGAEREVVFRFSEAGNRELPQVLGQMQVLPKHWWTGTDKNGKPRNATETTLEIPLGSGSYRLAKIDAGRSAVYERVADYWGKDLPVNRGRNNFGTVRFEYFRDGSVLLEALKGDLYDFRSENIARNWATAYDDFPAVKEGRLIKEEFPGRGTGIMQAFVFNLRRDKFKDERVRRAFNLALNFEEMNRQLFYGLYSRIDSYFYGSELASSGLPDGLEKVILESVKDKLPGSVFTETYTNPVNDTPEAVRGNLRKAVGLLREAGYELKGGKMVAKATGEPLTVEFLEFQNVFERVILPYAAQLKLIGIESSIRVIDQAQYQNRLRSFDFDITTSNWPESLSPGNEQREFWGSAAADKPGSRNIAGIKDAGIDALIEKVIFAQDRETLVAATHALDRTLLAHNFVVPQWSSAVTRTLRWNRFGRPAVLPKYGSSGFPTTWWYDEALAAKTGAPR from the coding sequence GTGACAGAAAACGCCGTGATCGCTCGCCGCAGCTTCCTCGCCGGAGCGCTCGTTCTCCTCGGGCTGCGAGGCCCCGCCTCGGCCCAGGAGCCCGCCGAATCCGCCTCGAAGGTCTCGGCGCAGGAGGCACCGGGCAGTTGGCGCCACGCGCTGACCCTGCTCGGCGAGCCGAAATACGGCCCGGACTTCCAGCATTTCGACTATGCCGATCCGAAGGCACCGGTCGGCGGCCTGGTCCGGCTCGGAGCCCAGGGCGGCTTCGACAACCTCAATTTCATCGTCAACGGCTTGAAGGGTGATCTCGAAGGCGGGATCACCCAGATCTACGACACGCTGATGGAGGATTCCGGTGACGAGCCGTTCTCCTCCTACGGCCTGCTGGCCGAGGGCGTGCGGATCGCCGAGGACGGCCAGTCGGTGACGTACCGCCTACGGGCGAATGCGCGCTGGCACGACGGCAAGCCGGTGACCGTCGAGGACGTGATCTGGTCCTTCGACACGCTGAAGGCCAACAGCCCGTTCTACGCCGCCTACTACCACACCGTGGCCAAGGCCGAGCCGGGCGCTGAGCGCGAGGTCGTCTTCCGCTTCAGCGAGGCCGGCAATCGCGAGCTGCCGCAGGTGCTCGGCCAGATGCAGGTACTGCCCAAGCATTGGTGGACCGGCACCGACAAGAACGGCAAGCCGCGCAACGCCACCGAGACGACGCTCGAAATTCCGCTGGGTTCTGGCTCCTACCGGCTCGCCAAGATCGATGCCGGCCGCTCCGCCGTCTACGAGCGCGTGGCCGATTACTGGGGCAAAGACCTGCCGGTGAATCGCGGCCGCAACAATTTCGGCACGGTCCGCTTCGAGTATTTCCGCGATGGATCGGTGCTGCTGGAGGCGTTGAAGGGCGACCTCTACGACTTCCGCAGCGAAAACATCGCCCGCAACTGGGCCACCGCCTACGATGACTTCCCCGCGGTGAAAGAAGGGCGCCTGATCAAGGAGGAGTTCCCCGGCCGCGGCACCGGCATCATGCAGGCCTTCGTGTTCAACCTGCGCCGGGACAAGTTCAAGGACGAGCGGGTGCGCCGCGCCTTCAACCTCGCCCTGAACTTCGAGGAGATGAACCGGCAGCTCTTCTACGGCCTCTACAGCCGGATCGATTCCTACTTCTACGGCTCGGAACTGGCCTCGTCCGGCCTGCCCGACGGACTTGAGAAGGTGATCCTGGAAAGCGTCAAGGACAAGCTTCCGGGCAGCGTCTTCACCGAGACCTACACCAACCCCGTCAACGATACGCCGGAGGCCGTGCGCGGCAATCTTCGCAAGGCGGTCGGCCTGTTGCGCGAGGCCGGCTACGAGCTAAAGGGCGGCAAGATGGTGGCGAAGGCCACCGGCGAGCCGCTGACCGTCGAGTTCCTCGAATTCCAGAACGTGTTCGAGCGGGTGATCCTGCCCTACGCCGCACAGCTCAAACTGATCGGCATCGAGTCCTCGATCCGGGTGATCGATCAGGCGCAGTACCAGAACCGCCTGCGCAGCTTCGACTTCGACATCACCACCTCGAACTGGCCGGAATCGCTCTCACCCGGCAACGAGCAGCGTGAATTCTGGGGCTCGGCCGCCGCCGACAAGCCGGGCTCGCGCAACATCGCCGGGATCAAGGATGCCGGCATCGACGCGCTGATCGAGAAGGTGATCTTCGCCCAGGACCGCGAGACCCTGGTCGCCGCGACGCATGCCCTCGACCGGACGCTGCTGGCCCACAACTTCGTGGTGCCGCAATGGTCGTCTGCCGTGACGCGGACACTGCGCTGGAACCGCTTCGGCCGTCCGGCCGTGCTGCCGAAATACGGCTCCTCGGGCTTCCCGACCACGTGGTGGTACGACGAGGCGCTCGCCGCCAAGACGGGTGCCCCGCGGTGA
- a CDS encoding extracellular solute-binding protein yields the protein MSADATRRSIVLGTGALALASTLPRSPRAEGSRPVPGKAHGEIHGLSSFGELKYAPDFSNFDYVNPMAPRGGRFSTQIVQTFGNQAFDTFDTLNPYVFRGTGAAGINLTFDSLMVRALDEPDALYGLVARSVETSADGLTYRFALRPQARFHDGSPLTARDAAFSLTILKEKGHPTIAQVIRDVAEATAEGNETLVVRFASGRSRDLPLIVAGLPIFSAKFFEGRDFEAQTLQPLLGSGAYQVGRIDIGRFIELERVSDYWAADLPVMVGQNNFDQIRYEYFRDRQVAFEAFKGGAYTYRQEFTSRIWATGYDFPAAREGRVKRETLPDTSPAAIQGWFFNTRREVFKDPRVREAIGLCFDFPWTNRTAMFGAYERTVSFFQKTDLMATGKPSPEELALLEPFSGQVPAEVFGEAWMPPVPDGSGQDRALLARAVALLKEAGCTREGGALRLPGGKPIEFEFLDSDSVWEPIVQPFIRNLGLIGIKARQRVVDAAQYQARVRDFDFDITARAASGDATPGPELREAYGSRAAAIPGSNNLAGISDPVIDALLDSIANADSRASLTVACRALDRVLRTGRYWISMWYSPEYRLALWDMFGRPAKLPTYGLGVPALWWYDEQKARRIGRG from the coding sequence GTGAGCGCGGACGCGACCCGTCGGAGCATCGTCCTCGGGACGGGGGCGCTCGCTCTTGCGAGCACCCTGCCGCGCTCGCCCCGCGCTGAAGGGAGCCGCCCCGTTCCCGGCAAGGCGCACGGCGAGATCCATGGATTGTCGAGCTTCGGCGAGCTGAAATACGCGCCCGATTTCTCGAACTTCGACTACGTGAACCCGATGGCCCCGCGCGGCGGGCGCTTCTCGACCCAGATCGTCCAGACCTTCGGCAATCAGGCGTTCGACACCTTCGACACGCTCAATCCCTACGTCTTCCGCGGCACTGGCGCGGCCGGCATCAACCTGACCTTCGACAGCCTGATGGTGCGCGCGCTCGACGAGCCGGACGCGCTGTACGGGCTCGTCGCCCGCTCGGTCGAGACCAGCGCCGATGGCCTGACCTACCGCTTCGCCCTGCGTCCCCAGGCGCGCTTCCACGACGGCTCGCCGCTGACCGCGCGGGACGCCGCCTTCTCCCTCACCATCCTCAAGGAGAAGGGCCACCCGACGATTGCGCAGGTCATTCGCGACGTCGCCGAGGCGACGGCGGAAGGCAACGAGACCCTGGTGGTCCGCTTCGCCTCCGGCCGCAGCCGCGATCTGCCGCTGATCGTCGCCGGTCTTCCGATCTTCTCGGCCAAATTCTTTGAGGGGCGCGACTTCGAGGCTCAGACGCTTCAGCCGCTGCTCGGCTCCGGCGCCTATCAGGTTGGGCGCATCGATATCGGCCGCTTCATCGAGCTGGAGCGCGTGAGCGATTACTGGGCGGCGGATCTGCCCGTCATGGTCGGGCAGAACAATTTCGACCAGATCCGCTACGAGTATTTCCGCGATCGGCAGGTCGCCTTCGAAGCGTTCAAGGGCGGCGCCTACACCTATCGCCAGGAATTCACCTCGCGGATCTGGGCGACCGGCTACGATTTCCCGGCCGCGCGCGAGGGCCGCGTCAAGCGCGAGACCCTGCCCGACACCTCGCCCGCCGCCATCCAAGGCTGGTTCTTCAACACCCGCCGCGAGGTGTTCAAGGATCCCCGCGTGCGCGAGGCGATCGGCCTGTGCTTCGACTTCCCCTGGACAAACCGTACGGCAATGTTCGGCGCCTACGAACGCACCGTCTCCTTCTTCCAGAAGACCGACCTGATGGCCACGGGCAAGCCCTCCCCGGAGGAGCTGGCGCTGCTCGAACCGTTCAGCGGGCAGGTGCCGGCCGAGGTCTTCGGCGAGGCCTGGATGCCCCCGGTTCCGGACGGATCCGGCCAGGACCGGGCGCTGCTCGCCCGCGCGGTGGCTCTGCTCAAGGAGGCCGGCTGCACCCGTGAGGGTGGGGCCTTGCGGCTGCCGGGCGGCAAGCCGATCGAGTTCGAGTTCCTCGATTCCGACTCCGTGTGGGAGCCGATCGTGCAGCCCTTCATCCGCAATCTCGGGCTGATCGGCATCAAGGCCCGCCAGCGGGTGGTAGACGCCGCGCAGTACCAAGCGCGGGTGCGCGACTTCGACTTCGATATCACGGCCCGCGCCGCCTCGGGTGACGCAACTCCAGGCCCGGAGCTGCGCGAGGCCTACGGCTCACGTGCCGCGGCGATTCCTGGCTCCAACAATCTGGCCGGCATCAGCGATCCGGTGATCGACGCCCTGCTCGACAGCATCGCCAATGCGGATTCGCGCGCGAGCCTCACCGTGGCCTGCCGCGCCCTCGACCGGGTGCTGCGGACCGGCCGCTACTGGATTTCGATGTGGTACTCGCCAGAGTATCGCCTTGCCCTGTGGGACATGTTCGGCCGCCCGGCGAAGCTGCCGACCTATGGGCTCGGCGTGCCGGCCCTGTGGTGGTACGACGAACAGAAGGCGCGGCGGATCGGCCGGGGCTGA
- a CDS encoding microcin C ABC transporter permease YejB has product MLAYILRRIALMIPTIFGIMLITFAIIQFAPGGPVERVLAQLQGQQEGSLSRITGGQGDLGGGAARSGGGGDTSKYRGAQGLDPAFIKKLEAQFGFDKPAYERFGKMLWDYLRFDFGRSYFRDVSVLDLIKEKLPVSISLGLWMTLISYAISIPLGIRKAVADGSRFDVWTSAVVIVGYAIPSFLFGILLVILFAGGSFLQIFPLRGLTSENFESLSLWGKALDYAWHLVLPLSALVLGAFATSTLLTKNSFLDEIRKQYVVTARMKGVSERRVLYGHVFRNAMLIVIAGFPGAFITAFFTGSLLIETIFSLDGLGLLSFSSIVGRDYPVVFATLYIFSLLGLAVNLLSDLTYTWIDPRIDFSSRGA; this is encoded by the coding sequence ATGCTCGCCTATATCCTGCGCCGCATCGCGCTGATGATCCCGACGATCTTCGGGATCATGCTCATCACCTTCGCCATCATCCAGTTTGCCCCCGGCGGCCCGGTGGAACGGGTGCTGGCGCAGCTCCAGGGCCAGCAGGAGGGCTCGCTCTCGCGCATCACCGGCGGGCAGGGTGACCTCGGTGGCGGAGCGGCCCGGAGCGGGGGCGGCGGCGACACGTCGAAGTATCGCGGCGCGCAAGGGCTCGATCCGGCCTTCATCAAAAAGCTCGAAGCGCAGTTCGGCTTCGACAAGCCGGCCTACGAGCGCTTCGGCAAGATGCTGTGGGACTACCTCCGCTTCGATTTCGGCCGCAGCTATTTTCGCGACGTCTCGGTGCTGGACCTGATCAAGGAGAAGCTCCCGGTCTCGATCTCGCTCGGCCTGTGGATGACGCTGATCTCCTACGCAATCTCGATCCCGCTCGGCATCCGCAAGGCGGTCGCCGACGGTTCGCGCTTCGATGTCTGGACCTCGGCCGTCGTCATCGTCGGCTACGCGATCCCGAGCTTCCTGTTCGGCATCCTGCTGGTGATCCTGTTCGCGGGCGGCTCGTTCCTGCAGATCTTCCCCTTGCGCGGCCTCACCTCCGAGAATTTCGAGTCCCTGAGCCTCTGGGGCAAGGCCCTGGACTATGCCTGGCACCTCGTGCTGCCGCTCTCGGCCCTGGTGCTCGGCGCCTTCGCCACCTCGACGCTGCTCACAAAGAACTCGTTTCTCGACGAGATCCGCAAGCAATACGTGGTCACCGCCCGGATGAAGGGCGTGAGCGAGCGGCGCGTTCTTTACGGCCACGTCTTCCGCAACGCGATGCTGATCGTCATCGCGGGCTTTCCCGGCGCCTTCATCACCGCCTTCTTCACCGGCTCGCTGCTGATCGAGACAATCTTCTCGCTCGACGGGCTCGGACTCCTGTCCTTCTCCTCCATCGTCGGCCGCGATTATCCGGTGGTGTTCGCCACGCTCTACATCTTCTCCCTGCTCGGTCTGGCGGTGAACCTCCTGTCCGACCTCACCTACACCTGGATCGATCCGCGCATCGACTTCTCGTCGCGCGGCGCCTAA
- a CDS encoding GNAT family N-acetyltransferase, protein MTALPLVIRPEHPDDALAIERLHARAFGPGRFARTAYRLREGAAPLPELCLTALVGTYLVGSVRIGPAEAEGGSLLVLGPLTVDPSFSDRGIGTRLMQASLDAARAAGHGLVVLVGDAPYYARFGFKPVPPGRLALPGPVDPGRFLWLELRDGASTGLSGTIRPLRG, encoded by the coding sequence GTGACCGCCCTTCCCCTCGTCATCCGCCCCGAACATCCGGACGACGCCCTCGCCATCGAGCGCCTGCACGCCCGCGCCTTCGGCCCCGGCCGATTCGCCCGCACCGCCTACCGCCTGCGCGAGGGCGCCGCGCCGCTGCCCGAACTCTGCCTAACGGCACTGGTGGGCACCTATCTCGTCGGCTCGGTGCGGATCGGCCCGGCCGAGGCCGAGGGCGGATCGCTCCTCGTGCTCGGTCCGCTCACCGTCGATCCGAGCTTTTCCGATCGCGGCATCGGCACGCGCCTGATGCAGGCGAGTCTCGACGCTGCCCGCGCCGCCGGACACGGCCTCGTCGTTCTGGTGGGCGACGCGCCCTACTATGCCCGCTTCGGCTTCAAGCCGGTTCCCCCCGGCCGCCTCGCCCTGCCGGGGCCCGTCGATCCGGGGCGCTTCCTCTGGCTCGAACTCCGGGACGGGGCAAGCACCGGCCTTTCCGGCACGATCCGCCCGCTGCGGGGATAG
- a CDS encoding acyl-CoA synthetase, with protein sequence MPTSDDRRSPPRFNAARYCLAENARLRGDKTALVMVGDGGAVSHLTYAQADRAVRGIAAGLLGLGLKAGDRVMIRMGNETDYVLVYFGALAAGLVALPSSPQLTADEAAFLMENAAVAVVVTGEGLSEIDAGGPAGCFRLDLEKIAAMKAGEPLSDYADTAADDPATLVYTSGTTSRPKGVLHAHRAIWGRRPMHAHWLGLSEADVMLHAGTMNWTYTLGVGITDPWACGATTVLYNGPRDRGIWPRLIAEQGATIFAAVPSVYRQILKYADLAAHDLSRLRHGVTAGEALSSDLHDAWTTATGKPLYEALGMSEISTYVSSGPTIPVRPGSPGRPQPGRRVAILPAEGPPEPLPAGETGLLAIHRSDPGLMLGYWQRPEEEAAVLRGEWFAGGDLASFDADGYLWFHGRNDDLMNAMGYRVSPVEVEGVLAGHPDIAEVGVTELAVRPDLRVIAAFVVLRPGAEPDEEAMIAWCGERLAAYKAPRAIRFLDALPRTANGKVQRKRLAEAAG encoded by the coding sequence GTGCCGACCAGCGACGACCGCCGCTCCCCGCCCCGTTTCAACGCGGCCCGCTACTGCCTCGCGGAGAATGCCCGGCTGCGCGGCGACAAGACCGCCCTCGTCATGGTCGGCGACGGCGGCGCCGTCAGCCACCTCACCTATGCGCAAGCTGATCGCGCCGTGCGCGGCATCGCGGCAGGTCTGCTCGGACTCGGGCTGAAGGCCGGCGACCGGGTGATGATCCGCATGGGCAACGAAACCGACTACGTGCTCGTCTATTTCGGCGCGCTCGCCGCCGGCCTCGTCGCCCTGCCCTCCTCGCCGCAACTGACGGCAGACGAGGCCGCCTTCCTGATGGAGAATGCCGCCGTCGCCGTCGTGGTGACAGGCGAGGGCTTGTCCGAAATCGACGCCGGTGGTCCCGCGGGCTGCTTCCGGCTCGACTTGGAAAAGATCGCGGCGATGAAGGCGGGCGAACCGCTCTCCGACTATGCCGACACCGCCGCAGACGATCCGGCGACGCTTGTCTACACCTCCGGCACCACGAGCCGCCCGAAGGGCGTTCTCCACGCCCACCGCGCCATCTGGGGCCGCCGGCCGATGCATGCCCACTGGCTCGGCCTCAGCGAAGCCGACGTGATGCTGCATGCCGGCACCATGAACTGGACCTACACGCTCGGCGTCGGAATCACCGACCCTTGGGCCTGCGGCGCGACGACGGTGCTCTACAACGGCCCGCGCGACCGCGGGATCTGGCCCCGCCTCATCGCCGAGCAGGGCGCGACGATCTTCGCGGCGGTGCCGAGCGTCTACCGCCAGATCCTCAAATACGCCGACCTCGCCGCGCACGATCTCTCGCGCCTGCGCCACGGCGTCACCGCGGGCGAGGCGCTCTCTTCCGACCTTCACGACGCCTGGACGACGGCCACGGGCAAGCCCCTCTACGAGGCCCTCGGCATGAGCGAGATCTCGACCTACGTGTCGAGCGGCCCGACCATCCCCGTGCGTCCCGGCTCGCCCGGCCGGCCGCAGCCGGGGCGCCGCGTCGCGATCCTGCCGGCCGAGGGCCCACCCGAGCCGCTCCCGGCGGGGGAGACCGGCCTTCTGGCGATCCACCGCTCCGATCCGGGCCTGATGCTCGGCTACTGGCAGCGGCCGGAGGAAGAGGCGGCGGTCCTGCGCGGTGAGTGGTTCGCCGGCGGCGACCTCGCGAGCTTCGATGCGGACGGCTACCTCTGGTTCCACGGCCGCAACGACGACCTGATGAACGCCATGGGCTACCGCGTTTCGCCCGTGGAAGTGGAGGGCGTGCTCGCCGGCCATCCCGACATCGCCGAAGTCGGCGTGACGGAGCTGGCCGTGCGCCCCGACCTGCGGGTGATCGCCGCCTTCGTGGTTCTCCGCCCCGGCGCCGAGCCCGACGAAGAGGCCATGATAGCGTGGTGCGGCGAGCGCCTGGCCGCCTACAAGGCGCCCCGCGCCATCCGCTTCCTCGACGCATTGCCGCGCACCGCCAACGGCAAGGTCCAGCGCAAGCGCCTTGCGGAGGCCGCCGGATAG
- a CDS encoding glycosyltransferase family 2 protein: MAPLPISVFIIVKNEADRIGATLAAVRDLADDIVVVDSGSTDGTQALAASLGARVMHNDWPGYGRQKRFAEGQCRHDWVLNLDADEVVPPDLAERIRAVFANGEPTHAAWSIAIAEIFPGETRPHPWAYVLTPVRLYRRDLSTYSTSPVHDRVVLGPGVTVGQIKGRIHHFSVRSLGDQLDKLNRYSDQQADDLDARGVTIPAWRLYVELPGNFLKAYLGRRHFVRGAYGFLTAMNYAISRHLRVAKHYERRVTTPRRPG, encoded by the coding sequence ATGGCCCCGCTCCCGATTTCCGTCTTCATCATCGTCAAGAACGAGGCCGACCGCATCGGCGCCACCCTCGCGGCGGTGCGGGACCTCGCTGACGACATCGTCGTGGTCGATTCCGGCTCGACCGACGGGACACAGGCGCTCGCGGCCTCGCTCGGCGCCCGGGTGATGCACAACGACTGGCCGGGCTACGGCCGGCAGAAGCGCTTCGCCGAAGGGCAGTGCCGGCACGACTGGGTGCTCAACCTCGATGCCGACGAGGTGGTGCCGCCCGACCTCGCCGAGCGGATCCGGGCCGTTTTCGCCAACGGGGAGCCGACGCACGCTGCCTGGAGCATCGCCATCGCCGAGATCTTCCCCGGCGAGACGCGTCCTCACCCCTGGGCCTACGTGCTGACCCCGGTGCGGCTCTACCGTCGGGACTTGAGCACCTACTCCACCTCGCCGGTTCATGACCGGGTGGTGTTGGGCCCGGGCGTCACCGTCGGGCAGATCAAGGGACGCATCCACCATTTCTCGGTGCGCTCGCTCGGCGACCAGCTCGACAAGCTCAACCGCTACTCCGACCAGCAGGCCGACGATCTCGATGCGCGCGGCGTTACGATTCCGGCTTGGCGCCTCTACGTGGAGCTGCCGGGCAACTTCCTGAAGGCCTATCTCGGGCGCCGCCACTTCGTCCGCGGCGCCTACGGTTTCCTCACGGCGATGAACTACGCGATCTCCCGCCATCTACGCGTGGCCAAGCATTACGAGCGCCGCGTCACAACCCCGCGCCGACCGGGTTGA
- the hemN gene encoding oxygen-independent coproporphyrinogen III oxidase has protein sequence MREELKALYGDERLPRYTSYPASPHFTGAVDSATYAGWLQALPADKTASLYLHVPFCRSMCWYCGCHTHITRHDAPIADYLATLRREVDWVAGHLHHRPLVRHVHFGGGTPTLMAPDAFRALVAFLRDRFPFAADAEIAVEIDPRTLAPAMMGALGAAGVTRASLGVQSFDPIVQEAIGRRQDLPVTEAAVTGLRAAGIRGINLDLIYGLPHQSVESCIETVRQCLALRPDRLAVFGYAHVPSFKKHQRRIDEAMLPDGAARRAQAEVIAETLSRAGYRRIGLDHYARPDDAMAVARVEGELRRNFQGYTTDASDVLIGFGASAIGRLPQGYVQNDPVLRSYGERIDRGDLATLKGCALTRDDRLRATLIERIMCDFAVDVGQVCRWHGHDPDALLASLPRLRILVEHGVVRLEGHTLSIPEDAKPFVRNVAALFDAHLGTSAALHSRAA, from the coding sequence ATGCGGGAGGAGTTGAAGGCACTCTACGGAGACGAGCGGCTTCCCCGCTACACGAGCTATCCGGCCAGCCCGCATTTTACCGGCGCCGTCGACTCGGCGACTTATGCCGGGTGGTTGCAGGCGCTTCCGGCGGACAAGACCGCCTCGCTCTATCTGCACGTGCCGTTCTGCCGCTCGATGTGCTGGTATTGCGGGTGCCACACGCACATCACCCGCCACGACGCGCCGATTGCCGATTACCTCGCGACACTGCGGCGCGAGGTAGATTGGGTGGCCGGGCATCTCCACCATCGGCCGCTGGTGCGTCACGTCCATTTCGGCGGCGGCACACCGACCCTCATGGCGCCGGACGCGTTCCGCGCTCTCGTCGCGTTCCTGCGTGACCGGTTCCCCTTCGCTGCCGATGCGGAGATCGCCGTCGAGATCGATCCGCGCACCCTGGCGCCCGCGATGATGGGCGCGCTCGGTGCAGCCGGCGTCACGCGGGCGAGCCTCGGCGTTCAGAGCTTCGACCCGATCGTGCAGGAGGCCATCGGACGCCGCCAGGACCTTCCCGTGACGGAAGCCGCCGTCACCGGGCTGAGAGCGGCCGGGATCCGCGGGATCAATCTCGACCTGATCTACGGCCTGCCGCATCAGAGCGTCGAATCCTGCATCGAGACGGTGCGGCAATGCTTGGCACTCCGGCCCGACCGCCTCGCGGTGTTCGGCTATGCCCATGTGCCGAGCTTCAAGAAGCATCAACGCCGGATCGACGAGGCCATGCTGCCGGACGGCGCCGCCCGGCGGGCCCAGGCGGAGGTGATCGCCGAGACGCTGTCGCGGGCCGGTTACCGGAGGATCGGCCTCGATCACTATGCCCGTCCGGATGACGCGATGGCGGTCGCTCGCGTCGAGGGCGAATTGCGGCGCAATTTCCAGGGCTACACGACGGATGCCAGCGACGTCCTGATCGGCTTCGGCGCCTCGGCCATCGGGCGGCTGCCGCAGGGCTACGTGCAGAACGACCCGGTGCTTCGCAGCTACGGCGAACGCATCGACCGCGGCGATCTCGCCACGCTCAAGGGCTGCGCGCTGACGCGGGACGACCGGCTGCGGGCGACGCTGATCGAGCGGATCATGTGCGATTTCGCCGTCGATGTCGGGCAGGTCTGCCGCTGGCATGGCCACGACCCCGACGCTCTTCTCGCCTCCCTTCCCCGATTGCGCATTCTCGTGGAGCACGGTGTGGTCAGGCTCGAGGGCCATACGCTGAGCATTCCGGAGGATGCCAAGCCCTTCGTTCGCAACGTCGCGGCGCTCTTCGACGCGCATCTCGGGACATCCGCCGCCCTGCACAGCCGCGCCGCGTGA
- a CDS encoding 2'-deoxycytidine 5'-triphosphate deaminase produces MSGDVPAASGILPAQAITALTEAGAIRPATAYATDQIQPASLDLRLGTRAYRVRTSFLPGGGRTVAACVEAFALHEIDLTQGAVLETGCVYIAELQEALALPRDLSASANPKSSTGRIDVFTRVITDRASAFDQIEAGYAGQLYAEISPRTFPVRVRTGSRLSQIRFRRGDPRLREAELAALHASDPLIDAATPSLQGGVPVSVDLAGFDGLIGYRAKRHTGLIDVDRPRGHRTRDFWEPLPADGSRTLILDPGQFYILASKEAVRVPADHAAEMVPFDPLVGEFRVHYAGFFDPGFGLSEAGGAGARAVLEVRSRDVPFLLEDGQIVGRLVYERMLERPATLYGAGAGSNYQAQGLKLSKHFANEPEPPPAG; encoded by the coding sequence ATGAGCGGAGACGTGCCGGCAGCATCCGGCATCCTGCCGGCGCAGGCCATCACGGCGCTGACGGAGGCCGGGGCGATCCGCCCTGCGACCGCCTACGCCACCGACCAGATCCAGCCGGCGAGCCTCGACCTGCGGCTCGGCACGCGCGCCTACCGCGTGCGCACGAGTTTTCTGCCCGGCGGCGGGCGGACGGTGGCGGCCTGCGTCGAGGCCTTCGCGCTGCACGAGATCGACCTGACCCAGGGCGCCGTGCTGGAGACGGGCTGCGTCTACATCGCCGAATTGCAGGAGGCCCTGGCGCTGCCTCGCGACCTCAGCGCCAGCGCCAACCCGAAGAGCTCGACCGGGCGCATCGATGTGTTCACCCGCGTCATCACCGATCGCGCCAGCGCCTTCGATCAGATCGAGGCGGGCTATGCCGGCCAGCTCTACGCCGAGATCTCGCCGCGTACCTTCCCCGTCCGGGTGCGCACCGGCTCGCGTCTCTCGCAGATCCGCTTTCGCCGGGGCGATCCGCGCCTGCGGGAGGCCGAACTCGCCGCGCTCCATGCCAGCGACCCGTTGATCGATGCGGCGACGCCCTCACTCCAGGGTGGCGTGCCGGTCTCGGTCGATCTCGCAGGCTTCGACGGGCTGATCGGCTACCGGGCCAAGCGCCATACCGGCCTGATCGACGTGGACCGCCCGCGCGGCCACCGCACCCGCGACTTCTGGGAGCCGCTGCCGGCCGACGGCAGCCGCACGCTAATCCTCGATCCCGGACAGTTCTACATTCTGGCGTCAAAAGAGGCGGTGCGGGTGCCGGCCGATCATGCGGCGGAGATGGTGCCGTTCGATCCCCTCGTCGGCGAGTTCCGCGTTCATTATGCCGGCTTCTTCGATCCCGGCTTCGGTCTCAGCGAGGCGGGCGGCGCCGGTGCCCGCGCCGTCTTGGAGGTGCGTTCCCGTGACGTGCCGTTCCTTCTGGAGGACGGTCAGATCGTCGGGCGCCTCGTCTACGAGCGCATGCTGGAGCGGCCCGCGACCCTCTACGGTGCGGGGGCGGGCTCGAACTACCAGGCGCAGGGCCTCAAGCTCTCGAAGCACTTCGCCAACGAGCCCGAGCCGCCGCCAGCGGGTTGA
- the apaG gene encoding Co2+/Mg2+ efflux protein ApaG yields the protein MYKAETRGITVTVEPRFVEEESSPGESRYFFAYTVEIVNNGSEQVQLRSRHWRIIDGRGACQEVRGAGVVGKQPVLEPGESFSYTSGCPLTTPDGLMAGSYTMSTMGGESFEAEIPAFSLDSPHMRRVVH from the coding sequence ATGTACAAGGCCGAGACGCGCGGCATCACGGTGACGGTGGAGCCCCGCTTCGTCGAGGAGGAGTCCTCGCCGGGAGAGAGCCGCTACTTCTTCGCCTACACGGTCGAGATCGTGAACAATGGCAGCGAGCAGGTCCAGCTCCGCTCGCGCCATTGGCGGATCATCGACGGGCGCGGCGCCTGTCAGGAGGTGCGCGGGGCGGGCGTCGTCGGCAAGCAGCCTGTGCTCGAGCCGGGCGAGTCGTTCAGCTACACCAGCGGCTGCCCGCTCACCACGCCCGACGGCCTGATGGCCGGCAGCTACACGATGTCGACGATGGGCGGCGAGAGCTTCGAGGCGGAGATCCCGGCCTTCTCGCTGGACTCGCCGCACATGCGCCGCGTCGTCCATTGA